The following is a genomic window from Carassius auratus strain Wakin chromosome 15, ASM336829v1, whole genome shotgun sequence.
aacaggactgtaaaataaagtgctaccagatATTTTCATGATTATTAATTATGTAGTAATTACGAAAAAGATGCTTCCTTTCAAACTTTTTAGgttgaagaaaaataaagtacatcGATTAACCACAATTCCTTTGATGAGTTCAGATGTTTCAAGAACTGTATTTATTATGAGTgggaataaaatcattttaattcttcttatatttttatctatttaaataagattttcttaatatattaattatataaaaaattatatagttatttcaatcttgttctttttttttttttttttgtgatcccGCATGGCCAAACTGAAAGTTTGCAGAGTCCACCAGATGAAATCCATGGTAGAATACTCATTTAAGTTggtttgaataaaagcatctattgaattaaatgaatgtttgatAGAGGGCTAAACTGAtcaaatgttaaaaaacctcaaaAACATAATTGTATCAAAATTTTATCTCATTCAGATCCTCCATATAATGTAAGTGTGGTCACTAAACCCTCAGTGAAGGAGAATGACTCTGTGGAACTGTCCTGCTCCAGTGACAGCAATCCTCCTGCGAACAGCTACCAGTGGTTCAGCTTGAATGGGACGATGTTAGCAAAGAGCCCTACTTACAAACTGGAGAGAGTGTCTCGACATACTGAGGCCATTTCCTGTACAGCCTTTAACACAGAGGGAAAAAACTGTTCTGGTCCTCAGAAAATGAATGTCCTGTGTAAGTACTGAATACTATATGACCACtcctttattaaattattttaacatggaAAAAAAGTACACACATCTGCTGATTAGTTAAGTCTAAGTTAACATGATATGAGTCAGAATCTGTGGATTATTGCTGTTtgccacaaacaaacaaatatatatatatacataccttTTCTGAGTTATTATTTTGGTACATAAATTAAATTAGTGGAGATATCCAATACAAAAGAGATGAGTGTTATATATCGGTCGTGCCCCGTTGTCAAGTCCTCTTGGTTACAATATCGTAAAAAAGGAGTCCAAATATTGTAGAAGTCTTTAAGTTTCCCTTTAACTGCATAAGTCAACTTTTCCATGGCGAGGCTATCATTTTTTAATCCAAAGGATAGAGGAAGGGCCTTGTATCTCCTTTCATGATAAAGCAATATCCTGCTTGGCCTAAAGCAAACAAAAGTCAATTAATTTGGGTTTATTGGTGTTCACTAAAAATTGCAgaaataaaaatcccatatgtgggaccatACCGCTCAAAGGGTtaagttttaacatttataacatttattttcattaatataaatttgtcattttttaaacgTAGTACTTGTTTGTAATCAGTATTATGTCTCAATCAGATCCTCCATATAATGTAAGCGTGGTCACTAAACACTCAGTGAAGGAGAATGACTCTGTGGAACTGTCCTGCTCCAGTGACAGCAATCCTCCTGCGAACAGCTACCAGTGGTTCAGCTTGAATGGGACGATGTTAGCAAAGAGCCCTACTTACAAACTGGAGAGAGTGTCTCGACATACTGAGGCCATTTCCTGTACAGCCTTTAACACAGAGGGAAAAAACAGTTCTGGTCCTCGGAAACTTAATATATTGTGTAAGGCCTTGGTTCAACAGTTTAAACTGGTATATTTTAGTGATCATTGTTTATAATGTATGATAGCTAATactctatctgtctttctgtctgtctgtctagatCCTCCTGAGATTAAAAGTGAATCTTCTTGCATGTCTAAGATTTTGACGGTTTGTGTCTGTATTGTGGACTCCAACCCTCCCAGTGAAGTCAAGTGGTTTGGTCCAGATTCCTCGAAATCCTTCTCCAGCACCAGCATTAAACAAAATGAGTCTCTTACCATATTTACCTTACAGGGTTGGCTGGGTTTCCCTGAGACTATCCTGTGCTTTGCCAATAACAGTCTGGGAAGCTCTTCCTTAACTTTGGAAGCTCCTCAAAATGGTGAGAGTTCaaatttggtcttttaaaaacaatatatatatatatatatatatatatatatatatatatatatatatatatatatatatatatatatatatatatatatatatatatatatatatatatatatttgtttgttttaatgcaatctttatggtttttgtttgtttgttttattttaacaggCTTAATATACATTGTTGTTGCATCAGCATTTGCAGTTGTGTTAGTCTGTATTCTTATGTGTGTTGTGAGAAGACACTGGTAAGGATCTCGTAAGCTATACAACACTTTCTCATTTTGTGTGTCTTGTTATTCCATCTTTCTTTTTCCTCCTTTGTTTCCTGGCACCATTAAAATGCCTCTTTTATTTCAGTAGGAACAGAGCTGTGCAACAAACTGTAATGAAGAAtaaacagactcaaatgaagaCAACCCAACACAAGTTGGATTTAGAAAAGTATATGTTACCAGTAATTATTTtggaatcattaatattttaaatgtttttgaaataaggtctctttaaaaaaaaaactgaatatataatatattctaatattgtcgatttgctgctcaagaatcctttccttattattgtcaatgttacagcataactgttttcaaaattgataatagtaagaaatgtttcagcaaatcagcatattagaatgatttttgaaggatcacttgacactgaagactggagtaatgaagcagACAAGTCCTTGccagtaaaaaaataagaataaataaaaataaaattgatgtaatgttttttttttatatatatattattggtttTTCACAGCTTTGGTCAGCAGAAAGGTCTCGTatcataaaacacaacatttaaaaattttaatgattccaaacttttgactatagTGTATGATATAATGTTTGTTACGTTATATAACGtatgtttatttgttatataacAAAACCTTTACTGATGATTTGTactttatttataactttatgaAAAGCAGTAAAGAAGAAGAGCGCAGTGATGGAGGCTTTTACACAAACAGTCATGTTTATGTCAACTCGGTGGTGAGTGTGACTTTCTCACTGTTCTTGGAGGTGTTGATTTTTGGTGTGAGTTTTGTTTGTGTTATTAGCAATACAAATTTATTTCATAGTGATAGtgatagtgaagtgacattcagccaagtatggtgacccatactcaaaatttgtgctctgcatttaacccatccgaaatgcacacacacagagcagtgaacacacacacactgtgagcacacacccggagcagtgggcagccatttatgctgcggcgcccggggagcattgggggttcgatgctttgctcaagggcacctaagtcatggtattgaaggtggagagagaactgtacatgcactccccccacccacaattccgtccggcccgagactagaacccacaacccacaacccttcgattgggagtccaaccctctaaccattaggccacgacttccccagtgTGCAAAGTTCATGAAAACTTTGCACACTTTGCACACTAGATGGCTATTAATATACTGTAGCACACTGAAGAGAAAAGCTAAACACTGActataaaacaaaactgcatgtgactcaacatttataattaaaagtgAGTATTTACTGAATGGAATCTACTTTATTCGAGATGTCTGTAACCTAATTTCATTTTGTGATTAGGGTGATAAGAGACTATTGTCATCTGACAGAGCCTTGGAAGATGAAGTGGTCTACGCTAACACATGAAGAAAAGGGCA
Proteins encoded in this region:
- the LOC113114920 gene encoding myelin-associated glycoprotein-like isoform X3 gives rise to the protein MIARVNICLPLYQPWRQLQHEVLNFDAEMVFWSCLFFLWLRVSSANAGEWSAKMPESVVGLSGSCVLIPCTFSYPANGKTYTEFTGIWYHEYSTVVYHTDTSKIIDSFKGRTSLIGDLHQNNCSLNISSLSNSDAGSFVFRIEIKDLNKYSYGEKVSISVKETPENPTVSVEEEVTSGKPVNATCAVSHSCPSDLPRVTWSHGGKQSSTSQPQNHGQWKLTYYSLTFTPSREDHNKLLICSAEFNGKNVTGHKTLKVKYPPYNVSVVTKPSVKENDSVELSCSSDSNPPANSYQWFSLNGTMLAKSPTYKLERVSRHTEAISCTAFNTEGKNCSGPQKMNVLYPPYNVSVVTKHSVKENDSVELSCSSDSNPPANSYQWFSLNGTMLAKSPTYKLERVSRHTEAISCTAFNTEGKNSSGPRKLNILYPPEIKSESSCMSKILTVCVCIVDSNPPSEVKWFGPDSSKSFSSTSIKQNESLTIFTLQGWLGFPETILCFANNSLGSSSLTLEAPQNGLIYIVVASAFAVVLVCILMCVVRRHWNRAVQQTVMKNKQTQMKTTQHKLDLENSKEEERSDGGFYTNSHVYVNSVGDKRLLSSDRALEDEVVYANT
- the LOC113114920 gene encoding myelin-associated glycoprotein-like isoform X1; this translates as MIARVNICLPLYQPWRQLQHEVLNFDAEMVFWSCLFFLWLRVSSANAGEWSAKMPESVVGLSGSCVLIPCTFSYPANGKTYTEFTGIWYHEYSTVVYHTDTSKIIDSFKGRTSLIGDLHQNNCSLNISSLSNSDAGSFVFRIEIKDLNKYSYGEKVSISVKETPENPTVSVEEEVTSGKPVNATCAVSHSCPSDLPRVTWSHGGKQSSTSQPQNHGQWKLTYYSLTFTPSREDHNKLLICSAEFNGKNVTGHKTLKVKYPPYNVSVVTKPSVKENDSVELSCSSDSNPPANSYQWFSLNGTMLAKSPTYKLERVSRHTEAISCTAFNTEGKNCSGPQKMNVLYPPYNVSVVTKHSVKENDSVELSCSSDSNPPANSYQWFSLNGTMLAKSPTYKLERVSRHTEAISCTAFNTEGKNSSGPRKLNILYPPEIKSESSCMSKILTVCVCIVDSNPPSEVKWFGPDSSKSFSSTSIKQNESLTIFTLQGWLGFPETILCFANNSLGSSSLTLEAPQNGLIYIVVASAFAVVLVCILMCVVRRHCRNRAVQQTVMKNKQTQMKTTQHKLDLENSKEEERSDGGFYTNSHVYVNSVGDKRLLSSDRALEDEVVYANT
- the LOC113114920 gene encoding myelin-associated glycoprotein-like isoform X4 — its product is MIARVNICLPLYQPWRQLQHEVLNFDAEMVFWSCLFFLWLRVSSANAGEWSAKMPESVVGLSGSCVLIPCTFSYPANGKTYTEFTGIWYHEYSTVVYHTDTSKIIDSFKGRTSLIGDLHQNNCSLNISSLSNSDAGSFVFRIEIKDLNKYSYGEKVSISVKETPENPTVSVEEEVTSGKPVNATCAVSHSCPSDLPRVTWSHGGKQSSTSQPQNHGQWKLTYYSLTFTPSREDHNKLLICSAEFNGKNVTGHKTLKVKYPPYNVSVVTKPSVKENDSVELSCSSDSNPPANSYQWFSLNGTMLAKSPTYKLERVSRHTEAISCTAFNTEGKNCSGPQKMNVLYPPYNVSVVTKHSVKENDSVELSCSSDSNPPANSYQWFSLNGTMLAKSPTYKLERVSRHTEAISCTAFNTEGKNSSGPRKLNILYPPEIKSESSCMSKILTVCVCIVDSNPPSEVKWFGPDSSKSFSSTSIKQNESLTIFTLQGWLGFPETILCFANNSLGSSSLTLEAPQNVKKKSAVMEAFTQTVMFMSTRWVIRDYCHLTEPWKMKWSTLTHEEKGT
- the LOC113114920 gene encoding myelin-associated glycoprotein-like isoform X2; translated protein: MIARVNICLPLYQPWRQLQHEVLNFDAEMVFWSCLFFLWLRVSSANAGEWSAKMPESVVGLSGSCVLIPCTFSYPANGKTYTEFTGIWYHEYSTVVYHTDTSKIIDSFKGRTSLIGDLHQNNCSLNISSLSNSDAGSFVFRIEIKDLNKYSYGEKVSISVKETPENPTVSVEEEVTSGKPVNATCAVSHSCPSDLPRVTWSHGGKQSSTSQPQNHGQWKLTYYSLTFTPSREDHNKLLICSAEFNGKNVTGHKTLKVKYPPYNVSVVTKPSVKENDSVELSCSSDSNPPANSYQWFSLNGTMLAKSPTYKLERVSRHTEAISCTAFNTEGKNCSGPQKMNVLYPPYNVSVVTKHSVKENDSVELSCSSDSNPPANSYQWFSLNGTMLAKSPTYKLERVSRHTEAISCTAFNTEGKNSSGPRKLNILYPPEIKSESSCMSKILTVCVCIVDSNPPSEVKWFGPDSSKSFSSTSIKQNESLTIFTLQGWLGFPETILCFANNSLGSSSLTLEAPQNGLIYIVVASAFAVVLVCILMCVVRRHCRNRAVQQTVMKNKQTQMKTTQHKLDLENKEEERSDGGFYTNSHVYVNSVGDKRLLSSDRALEDEVVYANT